The Streptomyces nigra genome includes the window TGCTCGGCCTCGACGAGCGCGGGGCGCCCGCCTTCCTGATGGAGAGGTACGACCCCGCGCACCGGGAGCTGACCGGCCTGTACGACCCGGAGCCGGGGGACGTCGGCATGCACTTCCTGACGCCGCCGACCGACCGCCCCGTGCACGGCTTCACCCGGGCCGTGATCACCGCCGTGATGGAGCACCTCTTCGAGGACCCGGCGGTCCGGCGGGTCGTCGTGGAACCGGACGTCGCCAACACCGCCGTCCACGCCCTGAACGCGGCCGTGGGATTCGTGCCCGAGCGCGAGATCCAGAAGCCCGAGAAGAAGGCGCTGCTGAGCTTCTGCACCCGTGAGCAGTTCGAGGCAGCCCGAGGAGCAGCCGTATGACCCTGTCCGAGGCCGTGGCGCATCTGTCCCCCCACCGCTGGGCGCGGGCCAACCGCCTTCTGATCCGCAAGGCGCTCGCCGAGTTCGCCCACGAGCGCCTGCTCATCCCCGAGGCGACCGGCGACGGCCGCCACACCGTCCGCAGCGACGACGGGCGCACCCGGTACACCTTCACCGCCGTGCGCCGCGCCCTGGACCACTGGCAGATCGACGCCGACTCGATCGCCCGTCACCGCGACGACACCGAACTCCCGCTCGAAGCACTCGACTTCTTCGTCGAGCTGCAGAAGTCCCTGGGGCTGAGCGACGAGATCCTGCCCGTGTACCTGGAGGAGATCTCCTCCACCCTCTCGGGCACCTGCTACAAGCTGACCAGGCCGCAGGTCCCGGCCGCCGAGCTGGCCCGGTCGGGCTTCCAGGCGATCGAGGCCGGGATGACCGAGGGCCACCCCTGCTTCGTC containing:
- a CDS encoding GNAT family N-acetyltransferase, which codes for MTSPAFTFRPLDPLRDAELLHSWVTHPKAAFWMMQDAKLEDVERAYMEIAADEHHHALLGLDERGAPAFLMERYDPAHRELTGLYDPEPGDVGMHFLTPPTDRPVHGFTRAVITAVMEHLFEDPAVRRVVVEPDVANTAVHALNAAVGFVPEREIQKPEKKALLSFCTREQFEAARGAAV